A window from Candidatus Krumholzibacteriota bacterium encodes these proteins:
- a CDS encoding ArsB/NhaD family transporter has translation MTAQTIIAIALFISSYIIIITEKIHRTKIAIMGAVLLICFHIITQSEAFEYIDFNTIGLLLGMMLLISVIKDTGAFTYVAIFITKKTGGSKWKILLWFSLFTALASALLDNVTTVLLIAPITILIAEMLNISPFPFLIAEILSANIGGTATLIGDPPNILIGSATDLSFVDFLVHLGPVSVIIFLVTLVIFKIIFRKDLKSDQNDNERIISEMNEAKVIKDSVLLRRSLIVLGFTLAGFLVHSFIHLKPATIALAGGGTLLVWSGTDIEKHLKEIEWTTLFFFMGLFILVGGLEKTGVLRYLAESIIQLSDNMLVLCVSILWISALASSFLDNIPFVAATIPLITRIATTLFPNTQGLDEAAYHIYYIHHSLPLWWSLALGSCLGGNGTIIGASANVVISGFSEKTKTPLNFRNYFRYGFPIMLVSITIATAYLLTRYLLF, from the coding sequence ATGACAGCACAGACTATCATCGCTATAGCGTTGTTCATCTCCTCATACATAATTATTATCACAGAGAAAATTCATAGAACAAAAATAGCAATTATGGGGGCAGTGCTCCTTATATGTTTTCACATTATTACTCAAAGTGAAGCATTTGAATACATTGACTTTAACACCATAGGGCTTTTGCTGGGCATGATGCTGCTGATAAGTGTAATTAAAGACACCGGCGCTTTCACCTATGTTGCCATATTTATAACTAAGAAAACAGGCGGCAGCAAATGGAAAATACTTCTCTGGTTTTCCCTTTTTACCGCCCTGGCTTCAGCTCTTCTTGATAACGTAACTACGGTTCTTCTTATAGCACCTATAACGATACTCATAGCTGAAATGCTCAATATATCGCCGTTTCCTTTTCTCATCGCGGAAATTCTATCGGCGAATATCGGAGGAACCGCCACCCTTATAGGCGACCCTCCAAACATATTAATAGGAAGCGCGACAGATCTTTCATTTGTGGATTTTCTCGTACATCTCGGGCCCGTGTCAGTCATAATTTTCCTTGTTACTCTCGTTATTTTCAAAATAATCTTTAGAAAAGACCTGAAATCAGATCAGAATGACAATGAAAGAATCATATCAGAAATGAACGAGGCAAAAGTCATAAAAGACTCTGTGCTTCTGAGACGCAGCCTGATTGTGCTCGGATTTACATTGGCTGGATTCCTCGTTCACAGCTTTATTCACCTTAAACCGGCAACCATCGCGCTTGCCGGAGGAGGAACGCTTCTGGTCTGGAGCGGAACCGACATCGAGAAACACTTGAAAGAAATAGAATGGACAACGTTATTCTTCTTTATGGGACTCTTCATCCTCGTCGGAGGACTTGAAAAAACAGGTGTTCTGAGATACCTGGCTGAATCAATTATCCAATTGAGTGACAACATGCTAGTCCTCTGCGTCAGTATACTCTGGATATCAGCCCTCGCGTCTTCATTTCTGGATAATATCCCGTTTGTAGCGGCCACTATCCCCCTGATTACAAGGATCGCAACAACACTCTTTCCGAACACTCAGGGACTTGATGAAGCCGCTTATCATATATACTACATACATCATTCTCTGCCGCTGTGGTGGAGTCTCGCGCTCGGCTCCTGCCTCGGAGGCAACGGAACGATAATCGGAGCGTCAGCAAATGTAGTTATCTCCGGCTTCAGCGAGAAGACAAAGACCCCCCTTAATTTCAGAAATTATTTCAGATACGGATTCCCCATTATGCTCGTATCAATTACCATTGCCACCGCCTATCTGCTTACCAGATATCTTCTGTTTTAA
- a CDS encoding CBS domain-containing protein — protein MEIKNYITRDFHSAGPETPFKDIARIFFETGESVIPVTDKEDTLLGIISIDDFMLIFLPDYIDLIKDVDFIHSFGALEKTSFTIEELLFVAEDLMKEDPPVLEENDSFLKAIATLHRHNLSRIPVVKGDKLTGMINLNDICRGIYENKG, from the coding sequence TTGGAAATAAAAAACTATATAACGAGGGATTTTCACTCCGCAGGGCCGGAAACACCCTTTAAGGATATCGCGAGAATATTTTTCGAGACGGGAGAATCTGTGATTCCCGTGACAGATAAAGAGGATACCCTTCTCGGAATAATCAGCATTGATGATTTCATGCTTATATTCCTTCCCGATTATATCGATCTGATAAAGGATGTTGATTTTATACACAGTTTCGGAGCCCTGGAGAAAACTTCATTTACTATAGAAGAGCTCCTCTTCGTGGCGGAGGACCTGATGAAAGAAGATCCGCCCGTACTGGAAGAAAATGACAGTTTTCTAAAAGCAATAGCCACACTCCACAGACACAATCTTTCACGAATACCTGTCGTAAAAGGAGATAAACTCACGGGAATGATAAACCTAAATGATATCTGCCGGGGCATCTACGAAAACAAAGGTTAA